One genomic region from Streptomyces sp. NBC_01431 encodes:
- a CDS encoding bifunctional acetate--CoA ligase family protein/GNAT family N-acetyltransferase, translated as MTDNKVTARPVHALLTDGTTIRIRSAQPGDHAQVLRMFDEMSTENLRFRFFSIARTSARQAADRCCRRAEPGHLVLVAEASGHLLGLAEYEVIEAPGTADIGLAVADGHHHLGIGTLLLEHLVSAAREASITAFTADALVENHEVIKVFADLGLRTTRYVEGPEVRYTVQLDQDEAYLSAVDERARSAAVVNLRPLLRPKSIAVIGVGRKPGSVGRAILRNLRTGGFTGQLCAVNPSASSFMGVPAHPSVNSLPLVPELAVLAVPAAALPGAAADCGKAGVRALVVVSAGLDHAQAEGVLAACREYGMRLVGPNCLGIANTEPGFSIDATFAANHPRPGTAGVAVQSGGVGIALLDGLSRLGIGVSSFVSLGDKYDVSGNDMLQWWESDGRTDLALVHLESFGNPRAFSRTARRVSRQMPVLTVDAGRTEAGRRGAASHTAAAATRTMTRRALFAQAGITATRTISELLETAALFHAQPLPAGSRVAVVTNAQGAGVLAADACAEAGLDVPVFGDELIDALLADLPEGATAGNPVDVTAAVSEDQLGRCLDRLAGDTGIAAVLVVLAPTAVAAATGDDLGRALLREPGSGACPVVTVRLGQSPAVELLPAEGGGAVPAYADPQAAARALAHAAERARHLERPPGSMGDLDGVDTDCARALADSFLADHPDGGWLSPRECAALLSCYGIPQLPWAWAETEDEAVLAAERLKGPDGLTVLKAHWPGLLHKTVQHAIHLDLRGDSQVRAAYRDFEARFAGLLTGVVVQPLAERGVELFAGVVQDDVFGPLVLFGLGGTATEVLADQAACLAPLSDLDVHDLITAPRCSPLLFGQDGNGPVDLEGLEGLLLRLSRMACDLPQLAEADFNPVLARPGGISALDVRVRLLPRTAGDPYLRRLR; from the coding sequence ATGACCGACAACAAGGTCACCGCACGGCCGGTGCACGCGCTGCTGACCGACGGCACGACCATACGGATACGGTCGGCACAGCCCGGCGACCACGCTCAGGTACTGCGCATGTTCGATGAGATGTCGACCGAGAATCTGCGCTTCCGGTTCTTCTCGATCGCCCGCACCTCCGCACGGCAGGCCGCCGACCGCTGCTGTCGCAGGGCCGAGCCCGGTCATCTCGTTTTGGTCGCCGAGGCATCCGGGCACCTGCTCGGGCTGGCCGAATACGAGGTCATCGAGGCGCCCGGGACCGCCGACATCGGGCTCGCGGTCGCCGACGGACACCACCACCTCGGCATTGGCACCCTGCTCCTCGAACACCTGGTGTCCGCCGCACGAGAGGCTTCCATCACCGCGTTCACCGCCGATGCGCTCGTTGAGAACCACGAGGTCATCAAGGTGTTCGCCGATCTCGGCCTGCGGACGACCCGGTACGTCGAAGGACCGGAGGTGCGCTACACCGTCCAGCTCGACCAGGACGAGGCCTACCTCTCGGCTGTGGACGAACGCGCCCGGTCGGCCGCCGTGGTGAACCTGCGGCCCCTGCTGCGTCCGAAGTCGATCGCCGTGATCGGAGTGGGCCGCAAGCCCGGCTCGGTCGGGCGGGCCATCCTGCGCAACCTCCGCACCGGCGGCTTCACCGGGCAGCTCTGCGCCGTCAACCCGAGCGCGTCGTCCTTTATGGGTGTGCCGGCTCATCCCTCGGTGAACTCGCTGCCGCTCGTGCCCGAGCTGGCCGTCCTCGCCGTACCCGCCGCGGCGCTGCCCGGCGCTGCCGCCGATTGCGGCAAGGCCGGCGTGCGGGCACTCGTCGTCGTGTCCGCCGGCCTTGACCACGCACAGGCGGAAGGGGTGCTGGCAGCCTGCCGCGAGTACGGCATGCGGCTCGTCGGCCCCAATTGCCTCGGCATCGCCAACACCGAGCCCGGATTCTCCATCGACGCGACGTTCGCCGCGAACCACCCGCGCCCTGGCACGGCAGGCGTGGCCGTGCAGTCCGGGGGTGTCGGAATCGCCCTGCTCGACGGGTTGTCCCGGCTGGGCATCGGGGTCTCCAGCTTCGTCTCGCTCGGTGACAAGTACGACGTCAGCGGCAACGACATGCTCCAGTGGTGGGAGTCGGACGGCCGCACCGATCTGGCCCTGGTGCACCTGGAGTCCTTCGGCAATCCGCGGGCGTTCTCCCGCACCGCACGCCGGGTCTCGCGCCAGATGCCGGTGCTGACCGTGGACGCCGGCCGCACGGAAGCGGGCCGGCGTGGCGCCGCCTCGCACACCGCGGCGGCGGCGACCCGCACCATGACCAGGCGTGCCCTGTTCGCTCAGGCCGGCATCACCGCCACTCGGACCATCTCCGAACTCCTCGAAACAGCGGCGCTGTTCCACGCGCAACCGCTTCCGGCCGGGAGCCGCGTCGCCGTCGTGACCAACGCCCAGGGCGCGGGCGTGCTGGCGGCCGACGCCTGTGCCGAAGCGGGCCTGGATGTACCGGTTTTCGGTGACGAGCTGATCGACGCTCTCCTGGCGGATCTCCCCGAGGGAGCCACCGCGGGCAACCCGGTCGACGTCACCGCGGCCGTCTCCGAAGACCAGCTCGGTCGGTGTCTCGACCGACTCGCCGGGGACACCGGCATCGCTGCCGTCCTGGTGGTGCTCGCCCCCACCGCCGTCGCCGCGGCGACCGGTGACGATCTCGGCCGTGCTCTGCTGCGCGAACCCGGATCCGGAGCGTGCCCGGTCGTCACCGTACGCCTGGGGCAGAGCCCGGCCGTGGAGCTGCTGCCCGCCGAGGGAGGCGGCGCGGTCCCGGCCTACGCCGATCCCCAGGCCGCGGCACGCGCCCTGGCACACGCCGCGGAGCGTGCCCGGCACTTGGAGCGGCCACCCGGCAGCATGGGCGACCTCGACGGCGTCGACACCGACTGCGCACGGGCCCTGGCCGACTCCTTCCTTGCCGACCACCCGGACGGAGGCTGGCTCTCACCCCGGGAGTGCGCGGCCCTGCTGTCCTGCTACGGCATCCCCCAACTTCCCTGGGCGTGGGCCGAGACCGAGGACGAGGCGGTCCTCGCGGCCGAACGGCTCAAGGGCCCGGACGGCCTGACCGTCCTCAAGGCCCACTGGCCGGGGCTGCTGCACAAGACGGTGCAGCACGCGATCCATCTCGATCTGCGGGGCGATTCCCAAGTACGCGCCGCCTACCGGGACTTCGAAGCCAGGTTCGCCGGCCTGCTGACGGGCGTGGTGGTCCAGCCGCTCGCGGAGCGCGGCGTCGAGCTCTTCGCCGGCGTGGTCCAGGACGACGTCTTCGGGCCCCTCGTCCTGTTCGGCCTCGGCGGTACGGCCACCGAAGTGCTCGCCGACCAGGCCGCCTGCCTCGCCCCGCTCAGTGACCTGGATGTGCACGACCTGATCACGGCTCCGCGCTGTTCCCCGCTGCTCTTCGGACAGGACGGCAACGGGCCGGTCGACCTGGAGGGGCTTGAAGGACTGCTGCTGCGGCTCTCGCGCATGGCCTGTGACCTGCCCCAGCTGGCCGAGGCCGACTTCAACCCCGTGCTGGCCCGGCCCGGCGGCATCAGCGCACTCGACGTCCGGGTACGACTGCTGCCCCGCACGGCCGGGGACCCCTATCTGCGGCGACTGCGCTGA
- a CDS encoding CBS domain-containing protein codes for MKHSKVGSVMTTEVVTVRPATPFKEVARLIARHRVSGLPVTDADDKVLGVISETDLLVREADAHASASPGRRIRLPGLLPAARREQAKSRARTAAQLMSQPAVCVHSDNTIAEAARSMARHKVERLPVIDDEDRLVGIVTRRDLLQVFLRPDDEIRREVISEVLVNTLWLSPRTIRVSVTDGEVTLDGKLERLSEVAIAVHMTRQIDGVVTVIDKLGYHADDSRLRPSEQALHGVTEEWLHKL; via the coding sequence ATGAAGCACAGCAAGGTCGGCTCCGTGATGACCACCGAGGTGGTCACCGTCCGCCCCGCCACGCCGTTCAAGGAAGTGGCCCGGCTGATCGCCCGGCATCGCGTCAGCGGACTGCCGGTGACCGACGCCGACGACAAGGTGCTGGGAGTGATCTCCGAGACCGATCTTCTGGTCCGTGAGGCGGACGCGCACGCGTCGGCCTCACCGGGACGCCGGATCCGGTTGCCCGGTCTGCTCCCCGCGGCCCGCAGGGAGCAGGCCAAGTCCCGGGCTCGCACGGCGGCACAGCTCATGTCGCAGCCGGCCGTGTGCGTCCACTCCGACAACACCATTGCCGAGGCCGCCCGGTCCATGGCCCGGCACAAGGTCGAGCGGCTGCCCGTGATCGACGACGAGGACCGGTTGGTCGGCATCGTCACGCGCCGCGATCTGCTCCAGGTGTTCCTGCGCCCGGACGACGAGATCCGCCGCGAAGTGATCAGCGAAGTGCTGGTCAACACCCTGTGGCTGTCGCCCCGGACCATCAGGGTCTCCGTGACGGACGGCGAGGTGACCCTGGACGGAAAGCTGGAGCGCCTCAGCGAGGTGGCGATCGCGGTGCACATGACGCGCCAGATCGACGGGGTCGTGACCGTGATCGACAAGCTGGGCTACCACGCCGACGACTCCCGCCTTCGCCCGAGCGAACAGGCCTTGCACGGTGTCACCGAGGAGTGGCTGCACAAACTGTGA
- a CDS encoding response regulator transcription factor, whose product MSDVRAFSPLHPIRVFLLDDHEVVRRGVHDLLDAEPDIDVVGEAGTSELALTRAPALRPDVAVLDIRLPDGDGITVCRELRSRMPELACLMLTSFDDDDALLDAIMAGAAGYVLKLIKGSDLIDAVRTVASGQSMLDPATTARLMSTLRGPDKDTTHEDPRLAGLSERERRILDLIGEGMTNRQIGQHLYLSEKTVKNHISRLLAKLGVERRIQAAVLATRFNRPTEEPC is encoded by the coding sequence GTGAGCGACGTACGGGCCTTTTCACCACTGCATCCGATCCGGGTCTTCCTCCTCGACGACCACGAGGTCGTGCGGCGCGGAGTACACGACCTGCTCGACGCCGAACCGGACATCGACGTGGTGGGCGAGGCGGGCACGAGCGAACTCGCGCTGACGCGCGCTCCCGCGCTGCGACCGGACGTCGCCGTACTCGACATCCGCCTGCCCGACGGCGACGGCATCACCGTCTGCCGCGAACTGCGCTCCAGGATGCCGGAACTCGCCTGTCTGATGCTGACGTCGTTCGACGACGACGACGCCCTGCTCGACGCCATCATGGCGGGGGCAGCCGGCTACGTCCTCAAGCTGATCAAGGGATCGGACCTGATCGACGCGGTTCGGACCGTGGCGTCGGGCCAGTCCATGCTGGACCCCGCCACCACCGCGCGCCTGATGAGCACACTGCGCGGCCCCGACAAGGACACCACGCACGAGGACCCCCGCCTGGCGGGGCTGTCCGAACGCGAGCGCCGGATCCTCGATCTCATCGGCGAAGGGATGACCAACCGGCAGATCGGCCAACATCTCTATCTGTCGGAGAAGACCGTGAAGAACCACATCTCCCGGCTCCTGGCCAAGCTCGGGGTGGAACGCCGCATCCAGGCAGCGGTGCTCGCCACCCGGTTCAACCGGCCGACGGAGGAGCCCTGTTGA
- a CDS encoding sensor histidine kinase: MNAQERDSTAGQPGRLRLDDLLDELQVRINAVRGTRDRLHNLLEAVLSVGRELDLPQVLRGIVEAAVVLVDAEYGALGVIGQGQRLSEFLPVGIDDELRQRIGELPSGHGLLGELIRHPDALRLAELSEHPASSGFPAHHPPMRSFLGVPIRVRDEVFGNLYLTEKRGGAEFDDEDESLLATLAVAAGVAIEHARLYAEAQLREQWLAASADFTAGLLSGMPESRVLEAMVEQAKEITSAELGVVNLVEEGTCELRGVLAVGKQAEAHRGVMLPREGSLAGAALTEQGLVATADVSGDPRVTHQPERWKGMGPAVAVPMGVHGVLVLVRTSGRPTFSATETAPLPGFAGQAALALELADRRRDAEQVSLLEDRDRIARDLHDLAIQRLFATGITLQSAQRFVDHPQAEERLTRAVDDLDETIKIIRSTIFGLRAHEVTEPGAGLRVRVVRAVEEVVPALGFTPSLRMEGLLDTDVPHALADEALAVLGEALANAARHARASSVDVSLVVRRGTLTVGVVDDGVGIGEGGRRSGLRNLSERARRLGGEFTARTGPEGGTRLEWCVPLSARE, encoded by the coding sequence TTGAACGCGCAGGAGCGGGACAGCACCGCAGGTCAGCCGGGCAGGCTACGGCTGGACGACCTTCTCGACGAGCTCCAGGTACGGATCAATGCCGTGCGCGGCACACGGGACCGGCTGCACAACCTGCTGGAAGCCGTGCTTTCGGTGGGGCGGGAGCTGGACCTGCCGCAGGTGCTGCGCGGCATCGTGGAGGCCGCGGTGGTGCTGGTCGACGCGGAGTACGGGGCTCTGGGCGTGATCGGGCAGGGACAACGCCTGTCGGAGTTCCTGCCCGTGGGCATCGACGACGAACTGCGGCAACGGATCGGTGAGTTGCCTTCCGGCCATGGCCTCCTGGGAGAGCTGATCCGGCATCCCGACGCGCTTCGGCTGGCCGAACTGTCCGAGCATCCGGCGTCGTCCGGCTTTCCGGCGCACCATCCGCCGATGCGCTCCTTCCTCGGTGTTCCGATCCGCGTGCGGGACGAGGTGTTCGGCAACCTCTATCTGACCGAGAAGCGGGGCGGGGCCGAATTCGACGACGAGGACGAGTCGCTGCTGGCCACGCTGGCCGTGGCCGCCGGGGTGGCCATCGAGCACGCCCGCCTGTACGCGGAGGCCCAGCTGCGCGAGCAATGGCTGGCGGCGAGCGCGGACTTCACCGCCGGACTCCTGTCCGGGATGCCGGAGTCCCGCGTACTGGAGGCGATGGTCGAGCAGGCCAAGGAGATCACCTCGGCCGAACTGGGAGTGGTCAACCTGGTGGAGGAGGGCACGTGCGAACTGCGCGGTGTGCTGGCGGTGGGGAAACAGGCCGAGGCACACCGAGGGGTCATGCTGCCGCGTGAAGGGAGTCTCGCGGGTGCCGCCCTGACTGAGCAGGGCCTCGTCGCGACGGCGGACGTCAGCGGCGATCCCCGGGTCACCCACCAGCCCGAACGGTGGAAGGGCATGGGCCCCGCGGTCGCGGTGCCGATGGGAGTGCACGGAGTGCTGGTGCTGGTTCGCACGTCCGGACGGCCGACGTTCAGCGCGACGGAGACGGCTCCCCTGCCGGGGTTCGCGGGGCAGGCGGCCCTCGCGCTCGAGCTGGCCGACCGGCGCCGGGACGCCGAGCAGGTGAGCCTGCTGGAGGACCGCGACCGGATCGCCCGGGACCTCCACGACCTCGCCATCCAGCGCCTGTTCGCCACCGGCATCACGTTGCAGAGCGCCCAGCGGTTCGTCGACCATCCGCAGGCGGAGGAACGGCTGACCAGGGCGGTCGACGATCTCGACGAAACCATCAAGATCATCCGTTCGACGATCTTCGGGCTGCGGGCGCACGAGGTGACGGAACCCGGCGCCGGGCTGCGGGTTCGCGTGGTGCGGGCGGTGGAGGAGGTGGTGCCCGCCCTCGGATTCACGCCGTCACTCAGAATGGAAGGGCTGCTCGACACCGACGTACCGCACGCGCTGGCGGACGAGGCGCTGGCGGTTCTGGGTGAGGCGCTGGCCAACGCGGCGCGTCACGCGAGGGCCTCGTCGGTCGATGTCTCCCTGGTCGTGCGCCGGGGGACGCTGACGGTCGGTGTCGTGGACGACGGCGTGGGCATCGGCGAGGGCGGACGGCGCAGCGGGCTGCGTAATCTGTCCGAGCGCGCGCGGCGACTGGGCGGGGAGTTCACTGCGCGTACGGGGCCGGAGGGCGGAACCCGGTTGGAGTGGTGCGTCCCGCTGTCCGCCCGCGAGTGA